The region ATTGATGACTGTCGCGGGCCGAACTCCCTGTTCTTTACCGTATCGGTCACCTGTTTCGACCCCGAAACACCTCTCGATACGCCCCATCCCCCTCAGGACCATGCTTCAGCGGCATCGCCGGTGGCCTTCTCTCGTACATCGGGGCAACCAGCAGGCGCAGGGGAGTTGTCGGATCTCTCGGCAGCCATGGCTGTTTCTTTCAAGGATGACGATCGTGTCCGGCAAAAAGGGTGGAGTGCGCCTTGGCTGCATCGTAGTCGCCATACGGCGCACCTGACGTCGTCGCCCACCGGCGGAAAAAGTCTCGCATCAAGGAAAATCCAGTTCACAAATGCGTGTTCTATTGTCGAAACGCATGTGGAATGCATGCCCTTCTACGGGTGCCGCCTCAAAGGCACACCTGATGCCTACCCTTACGTGATCCGATTGCAGAGGGGTGGGCCAAAGATTACGTGAAAACGGAAAATACAAGCAGAGTCATGCCCAGGGAGCATGCCGCTATGTTTTATCTTTGCGAACCTGAAGCCTAAGATGTTTCTGACCCGAGATCGGATTTCATCGCCAATTATTACTTTCATCACCTTACGTCATCGAGCGATATCGCGTAATAAAACCACCAATTACTTTTTTACTCTCATGAAATCATAGTTAGATCTATTTATATCGATATTTTACTGCTCTTAACTTTCCACGCACTAATTCGATCGAAAACTTGATTAAATCTCCACGATACGGCGCACATGTCATACTTTTGTTGATGCCCGATCAGGGGCACGCGAGGGGATCGGGTGGATTTTGGCCCGGAAAATCACCCACGGGCATCGCCTGGAGTGTGTTTGATCGGCCTTGGCGTACCTCAAAAGGAGTATGCTGAAATTAACTTTGATAGTTCTGCATTCTCAATTAGTATTAAGCACTTCGGCTGGCGGTGTACTGTTCGAAAACGCGCCAACTCCCGCCGAACCTAGGCAAACTCGAAGTTATCAGCTAGTAAGTAGTTGCTTATGTAGAAACTCGTGTTTAATGCCGGCACCCAGTAACAATATTTTGTAGTCCCGCCGGCAAGTAGATCTTCGCGTGAGAGAGATTCGACATTTGGCGCCTCATGCAGGCCTGAGACGCTCAAACCTAGTGTATTTTTTTGGGGAGCAGCTTAGCTATGAGTTCGGAGATTGTGACCACCACAAGAGACACAGGCAGTAAACTTTCCCACCCAATGACGATCGAGCAAGCGGGTAACGTCATTGGGAAGACGTTGCCCGAACTACCGTTTCTTCCGGAACGCTCGCTGGTAATCATCGACAGCCGGGCACTGGACCGTCAATGCCTTGCGCAGAGCATTGCAACCCACAAGGTTGACATGCGCGTGCTGGCATTCGGCTCCATGGAGGAGTGGAAGCAGAAACGACATGAGCATCCGCCACTGGCAGCCATTCTTCTGAACATCGGAGGAAAGAAGGTCGGAGAACCGGCCGTATCCGACGAGATCAGGAAGATGTCATCCGACTTCGATACAACTCCGGTCATCGTACTGGCGGACAGCGATGATCTCGTACAGATCATGAAGGCACTTGAATGCGGGGCAAAGGGGTACATCCCTTCATCCGTCAGCATCGACGTCTGCATCGAGGCGATTGCCCTGGCGCTTGCCGGCGGCATCTTCGTTCCCGCAAGCAGCGTTTTCGCAATGCGCCAACTGCTGGAGTCAGGCAACACCGTTGCAAGACCGCTCGCCGGCATGTTTACCGCACGCCAGGCCGAAGTGGTCGAGGCCCTGCGGCGTGGAAAGGCGAACAAGATAATCGCCTATGAACTCAATCTGAGGGAGAGCACCGTCAAGGTGCACATTCGCAATATCATGAAGAAGGTCAAGGCTACGAACCGGACCGAAGTTGCCTACAAGATCAACGATCTCTTCCCTGGAGACGTTTCCGCTGACGGTGCCAACAGGCTGGAACACTGAGTTTCCAGACTGGCCGGCTCGCCTGGCGACCACCTGCAGACCGCGTGACACGGACAAGTTTCTTGAACGTGTGCGCGGTTCTGGGTTGTCTGGACTTGCACGAAAACCCGTCCCGCCCGTCAGCACACTCTCCCGATCCACCTACCCTCGCAATAGGCGTCAGACGGCTTTGTCGATAGCTTTATGCCACACGCCCCAGGACAAAAATGCCTGAGAGCGCATGGCCGAATTTCCCCTCACTTCTCTTTGCTCATGCGGAGCCTAGTGACATCTCCAGGGCTTAGCCCGTTGGATGCGCGAGAACCGCCTGCCTTGCGGGCGTGAGGACAGGTCAGAGACCCGTCCCCTTAAAGACCGCGACAGGCGTCATCGAGAGTATCCACAAGTCCGCGCCGAACGACATCATCGCGGCGTATCGCGTGTCGTGCATCGCACGCTCAGCGAAAGTACAGTTGTTCCGGTCGCTGATTTGCCAGAGGCCGGTCAATCCCGGACGCATGTCGAAGTACGCGGTTCCCGGATAGTGCGGCCGCTGCTCGGGAAGCATCGGACGCGGACCGACGAGGCTCATATCCCCGATAAACACGTTCAACAACTGCGGCAACTCATCCAGTGAGTACTTCCGCAGATACTTGCCGAGACGGGTGATGCGCGGATCGTCCCTGAGCTTCTGGGTTCTTTCCCATTCAGCTCGCGCTTCCGGATTACCTTCCAGGTATTCCTCAAGCCGGAGCTCCGCCTGGGGCACCATGCTGCGCAACTTCCAGAGCTTGAAGACCTTGCCATTCTTTCCGAGACGAGGCTGCGAATAGAAAGCCCCCTCACCATCCAGGCGAATGAGCAACGCAAGCACGCCCACGATGGCAAGCGCCAGCGGCGCCATTAAGAGTGTTGCAAGAACATCGAAACTGCGTTTCGTCGTTGAGTAGACCGACCAGTTGTCAATCGCCGCCGTATGCGGCACGACAAGCGGCTGCGAAAAAGGCTTGGAATCTCCCTGCATGCGTCCCCCGAGAGCGATGAAAAGGACTTCTCACAAGCGCAAGCATCGTCTGCGACGATCAGAGGACACCCTCATGTCCTACTAGATCGCTCGTCACTTCTATTATTGGAAAATCCCTGTTTATCGCTTGCGTAAAGAAATATTAACCAACATAAACTTCACATCTCAATACGCCGTCTTTAGGCAATTCGATCTAGAGAAAGTAACGCCTGGTCGCCCTGGCTACAGGGGAGACAGCGGCCAGAACTTGGAATGCTCTCCGCGTAGCACGTCTGATCGATGAACGTGGTCCTGCCGACGCTGAACCCGAAGCAGAAGGCCGCAGGCAAGACGCCCAGGATGATCGGAAAATCCAAAGAGCAACGAGGGGTTGCGAACGGACCCACCGGCGGTCCGTGACGACCGCGTCTGCGTAACGCATAGGATGAGCAACCTAGCCAAAGGGACTAGTCCCCGGCTGGCCCGCGCCACGGTTCACCCCCCAATGGCGATCTATCATGCGAGCCGCAAGCATTTGAAAATGAACATCACCCGGCTTCGGTCCGTTCAATTTTCGAGTGGCTTCGCGATGAGCGATCTGGATATCCGCTTCTACCTTTCGATCCTGTGGCGAAGACTTCCCTATCTCCTGGCAATCGCCCCCCTGGCGATCGCCATCGCCGTCGCGATCGCTCTTTCTCTACCGCCGGTCTACCGGGCCAGCGCCAAGATCCTCATCGAAGCACCGCAAATTCCCGCTGATCTCGCGCGTTCGACGGTGCCAACAGGCGCGGTCGAGCAACTGAGGATCCTTCAGCAACGCATAACGACACGCGATGCGCTGATCGATCTCGCGACACGGTTCAACATCTACGGGAAGAGCGAGAAGGAGCCTTCGGCCGATGATATCGTGAAGGACATGCGAGCCCGGGTGAAGTTCGAACAGGTTTCGCTGGACGCTTTCAATCCTGTCCAGGAAGCAACAATTTTCAACGTGTCATTCGACGCCGACACTCCCACCATGGCAGCCGACGTCGCCAATGAACTCGCCGCTTCGATCCTCAGCCGGAACCTGCGCCTACGGACCGACCGGGCCGGCAACACGCTGCAATTCTTCAACAATGAAGTCACGAGACTTGGCACAGACCTCAATCGTCTCGAAGCCGAGATCCTCGCTTTCAAGACGAAGAACAAGGATACGCTTCCCGATAGCCTCGATTTTCGCCGGAGCCAGCAAAGCAGCCAGCAGGAACGACTCATTGCGCTTGAAAGAGAAGAAACCGACCTCCGGTCCAGGCGGAGCAGCCTTGTTGCTACCTACGCGGCGACCGGCCAGCTCAGTGATTCCGGCCCGCTGACGCCTGAGCAGCAGATGCTCGCAGATCTGAACCGCGCACTTGCCGAGCAGTTGGCGATCTTCTCGGAGAACAGCCCCAACATCACCGCGATCCGCGCGCGGATCGCCGCCTTGCAGAACGGCATGAATTCCAATGACCAGAAGGGGAAGGACAAGGGCGGAAAAAGGAGCGGAACCGTCGGGCTCGAGCTGCAACTCTCCGAGATCGACGAACGCCTTCAGTTCATCGTCCATGAAAAGTCCTCGATCACCCAGCGCATCGCCAACCTCACTGCATCGATCACGGCGACGCCTGCAAGCGAAACCGTCCTCAATGCGCTGGAGCGAAATCGGGTGAACATCCAGAACCAGTACAACACCGCGATCGCGAGGCGCGCAGACGCGTCTATTGGAGAACAGATAGAAATGCGCGCCGACGGCGGCCGTATTTCCCTTCTGGAAGCGGCGACGCCCCCCCAATCCAAGGAAAGTCCGAAGCGGGGCCGCATCGTCGCCATGGGCGGCGCGGGAGGCATTGGCCTGTCGCTCGCTCTCGTGGCACTCCTCGAAATTCTGAACAAGACCATTCGCAGGCCGGCAGAACTGGTCCGGCGCCTGCAGATGCAGCCCCTTGCGACCATCCCCTATATATGGACAGCAGCCGAGCTGCGGGCCGCCAGGACAAGGCGGAACCTGGCGGTTCTCTCCGCCGGAGCCATCCCCGCCACGCTAATCCTTATCCACTACTACTACATGCCGCTCAATCTCGCCCTGCAGAAGATCGTCACGGGCATCGGGAGCGTCGGCACAATGTGACGGACCGCAATCCAGTCCACTTGCGCGCAATCAAGAGGATCGACAGCACGACACATGGAACACGTTCAAAAACCCTTGAAAGAAGCCCTGCAGTTCCGCTCCTCGGACAAGCTCGCCGAGCAGGCGATACAATCCTGCTCGCGGCTCGGCACCGAAGCGCTCTGGGCCGGCCTCAAGCCACTGCAGCTCGATCCCGAGATCACCGCCCGCAACCGCATCGTCACGACGAGCCGCCTGGATCCGGCACATGCCAGCTTCGACATGATGCGGACGAACATCCTGCGTCTCATGCGCCAGAACAATTGGACGTCCATCGCGATCACCTCTCCGACACCGGCATGCGGAAAGACTTTCGTCGCGCTCAATCTGGCATTCAGCCTCGCGCACCAGAAGGACTGCCGGAGCCTCCTCGTGGACCTCGACCTGAAACGCCCGCAGATCGGAAAAGCGCTCGGCTTGAAGAACCCTCCATCGATCGAGAGCTACCTGAAGGGCGAGAGCAGCATAGAGGACGTGTTCCTGCGCCATGGAGACAACCTTGCGATCGCCGGCAACCGCCAGCCCGTGCAGTTCTCGGCAGAGCTGCTGCAATGCGCCGAAACGACGAATGTGCTTGAGGAAATGCGCCAGAAGATGAGCCCGAATGTCGTCTTGTTCGACATGCCTCCCATGCTCTCTAACGACGATGTGACCGCTTTCCTGCCGAACGTCGATTGCGCCATTCTCATTGCGGCGGCGGAATACAGCACGATCAATGAGATCGATGCGTGCGAACAGGACCTGGCGGAGAAGACGAACCTGCTGGGCGTGGTCCTGAACAAGTGTCAGTACAGCCCGGAGAAATATGGATACTGAGGCGAGCGATGCTGCCATACCTCGAAGGGACTAGACCTTCGGTAGATCGCCTCGCTTTCCGGACTACGGCAGGCATTGGAATCGGTTGCCTCTACGTCTCTCGGCAGTCTTCCAGAGCGGCCGCTTCTTCTGCAAGGATGATGGAAACCGTGCGCGCCCGGGTTGCGGGTTGCAGTGAGGATGCAACATGGAATCACTATCCGGTCTGACGGAAGGTTATCTGAGCGTCCCGATCAGGGCGAACTCCGGCAGGCCCGGGGGGCTCTCCGTCGTCATCGTCACCTACAACAGCTCTCCCGTCTTGCCCGGCCTGCTGGACTCCCTGGCCGCAGGGCTCGAGGGGATCGCGGACCATGACGTGATCGTCGTCGACAATGCCTCGCAGGACGGTTCCGACGAACTGGCTCAAGCCCATCCCGTCGGTGCCAAGGTTATCAGGATGGGACGCAATGCCGGCTATTCGGCCGGGATAAACGCGGCCACCTCGACGATCGAACCAACGAGGGACGTACTCGTTCTCAACCCTGACATCCGTCTCCATCCGGGCAGCGTCGCGCTTCTCCTGCGCCGACTTTCAGATCGGTCGGTGGGGATAGTCGTGCCGCAGATCCTGAATGAAGACGGAACAATCGCAAAATCCATTCGCCGGGAGCCCTCCATAGCCACGGTTTGGTCGGACGCCCTTCTCGGCGGCAATCGGGCCGCACGCATGGGTGTCGGGGAAATGGTGGACGACCCCGCATTCTACAAGACCGGCGGCAACATCGAGTGGGCGACCGGCGCTATTCTCCTGATATCCTCAGAGGCCCGTCGCAGGATCGGCGAGTGGGACGAGAGCTTCTTTCTCTACAGCGAGGAGGTCGACTACCTTCGCAGGGCACGCATGGCGGGCCTCGCGGTTCTCTATGCTCCCGAGGCGCGCGCCGTGCATATCGGCGGTGAGTGCGCGACCAATGCTTTCCTCACGGCGCTCAGCACCACCAATCGCATCCGCTACTATCGCCGCCTCCATGGCCCGGTGGCTTCCGCATTCTTCAGGTTGGGCGTGATAGTCAACGAAACCATCCGGGTGCCGCTCGGACCACAACATCGCACGGCGCTGCGCGCAGCACTCGTCGGCCAGAGCAACCTCGCATAGGATTGGAGTGGAATGATCCTGACACCTTAGGGCAGCCGCACGGAGACACCGTCCTCGGGCGGTTCCACCAAGGTGACGAGCCCGGCGCTTTTCGGCAGGACCTGCCGCCAAGAAAGCGCAAATTCGCCAGCCAGACGGTACGGTGCTATGCTGCTCGGCTCTTTGACAGCTGGGGCATGCGGCTTGCTCGTCCGCGTGAATGCTCCTGCCGTGTATCGGTTGCCGCGTTGCATGCGGCCTTGAGGCATACTCATACCTCTTGAGCGCGAACTTGCAGGATACGGCCGCCGCAAAAACGATAACAACGCATTGGAACCAGAGATGGAGTATCGAGCTATCGGAAATACTGATCTCCGCGCTTCCGTGCTGGGTCTTGGAACATCGAAGCTTGCCTCAGTGTCCTCAGAACTTACGCGCGCAGCGGCGCTGGACCTCATCATGACCGCGGCTGACCATGGAATAAATCTCATCGATACTGCCGATATCTATGGCCAGGGAGACAGCGAGAGGATCGTCGGGGAAGCCATTCGCGGAAAGCGTGACCGCTTCATCATCGCGACCAAGGCAGGCTACCGGCTGGGTCGCGCAGGCGTGCTGCTGGCGAAGGCGAAGCCTTATCTCAAGCCTCTCCTGCGTCCACTCGGGCGGGTGAGGGCACTGATCGAAACAGCCCGCGACAACGCCCACGCCACAAACGTCATCCGGCAGGACTTCTCGCCTGAGTATCTGACGCACGCCGTGGACAGGAGCCTGCGCCGCTTGCGTACCGACTATGTCGATATTCTCTACCTTCACGATTTGCCCCTCTCGGCAGCACGGAATGCGGAATCGTTCGAGTGCCTCAGCCGAATGCAGAAGGCCGGCAAGATTCGCCACGTCGGGATCTCCCCGACGGATGACGAGGTTCTCGAAGTCGCTCAGAGCAACCCTCTTATCAGGGTCATCCAGACCGATGTGCATCCCTGGCGAACGCCGGCGGCCAAGAGCGGCCTTTCCAGCCTCGGCAAGTCGGGAAGAGGTGTCGTCGCCAACCGGGTCTTCGCTCCGATGGCGGTCGAGGAGTGGAAGCAGAAACTGGAAGATGCCGCGCAGGCTCACGGCATGACTACACGACAGCTGCTCCTGAACTTTGCCCTGCAACAGCCCTACGTAGGATCAGTCCTCACCGGAACGATCAGCCGCGAGCATCTCCTGGAGAATATCGCAGACCTGTCGATCCCGCGACCGGTTCCTCTCGATGATCTCGTGCCATGATCCGGCGCGGCGCGACGGTGCCTCCGGGCACGGAGCTGGAGTGCGATGTTCTCGTCGTCGGCAGCGGACCCGCCGGAACTACTGTAGCGCTGGAGCTTGCCGGATCGTCGATCCAGACAATTCTGCTGGAAAGCGGCGCCCGGAAGGAAAGCGCCCAGTCGCGCGATCTTCTTAGGGGTTTCGTGACGCCGGCCGGCAGTCACGAACCTCTCGAAGCCTACCGCCGGCGCCAATTTGGCGGAACGTCGAACGCTTGGGGCGGACGATGCATCGCCTTCGATCCCGTAGACCTGGAGGCGCGGCCGTGGATACCTCATAGCGGCTGGCCGCTGCCATGGAGCGAACTGCAAGCCAGCTACGCGCGTGCGGCCACACTATGCGAAGTGGCAAAACCGGAGTTCAACGCAGAAACGGTCTTCCCCGGTCAGCAGGCCGAAATGATCGAGGGATTCGACGGAGCCGACGTCATCACCTCCGTACTGGAGCGATGGGGTCCGCCGACCAATTTCGCACAGAAGTACGGGCCACTGCTCGAAAAGAGCACGAACGTCACCGTCCTGCTGAACGCGACGATGACCAAGCTCCGGATCGAGCCGGGGACCCGCCGCATAAAGCGTGTGGAGGTGGCGATAGAAGATTCCCATCGCTTCACGGTACGCCCCCAGCGTGTCGTCCTTGCCTGCGGCGGGCTGGAAAATGCACGCCTGCTGCTGGCATCGAACGATGAAAGTCCCGCAGGAATAGGCAATGAAAACGACAATGTCGGTCGATACTACATGTCTCATCTGACCGGAATCCACAGCTGGGCGAAGCTGAAAGATCCAGGGCAGACCTTCCGTTACGATTTCGAGCGTGACAACGACGTCTACGTCCGAAGACGGTTCTGGATCACCCCGGACGCGCAGCGCCGAGAAAAGATCGGCAATGTCATCGCCTGCTTCCTCACCCCGTATCTTGACCAGGCTCTCGAGGCCAACGCGCTCGCTTCCGCGATCTTTCTGACCAAGTTTGCAATTGCCCTGAGGAGACAAAGCAGCGCCGCGGAGTACCTCCGCCAGAACAAGAGCGAGTTAATGCGTCACGTGAACACGATGTTCTGGCGCGCACCGACCCTCGCACCCCAGATCCTGCAGGTCGTGAAGCAGAGATACCTGACCAAGCGGCGATTGCCCATTCTCCTCCCCCGCAAGGAAGACTTGAACAATCGCTTTGCGCTCTACTACCAGTCGGAGCATATGCCGAACCCGGAGAGCCGCGTGATGCTGCGGCCGGAACGGGACGCGCTCGGCACACCCCGCCTCGACGTGCGCGTTGCCTTCACCGAGATGGACGTCAAGACCATCGTCAGAACGCACCAGATCATCGGCGAGCAGTTCGGCAAGACGGCGACGGGCGAACTTGTCGTCGACGATGCTCCCCTGGAGGATGCCGTTCGCGATCAGCTCAGACATTTCGATTCGATCGCCCACCACATCGGCACGACACGAATGTCCGACGACCCGAAGACCGGGGTGGTGGACCGGAACTGTCGCGTCCACGACACCGAGAACCTCTTCGTCGCCGGAGCTTCGGTTTTTCCAACGAGCAGCCACGCGAACCCGACCTTGACGATCGTGGCGCTGGCGCTTCGCCTCGTCGACTACCTAAAGTCGACGCGAGGTGGATGACATTTCACCGATTGGCGGGACTGCGGCCATAAAGCAGGAGCATGGCGATGATCACCACGCCGTAGACGATCTGCCGCCCGGCCTCCGGCATCTGCATGACGGAAAGTATCGACTGGAGCAACGTTATCAGGATGACGCCCGCGACCGTCCCGAGATAGGAGCCGCGCCCGCCGAGGATGGACGTTCCCCGAGGACCACGGCCGCAATGGAGGGAAGCAGATAGGCATCTCCCATGGCCTGGGCTGCCTTTGACGCATAACCAGCGAGCAGGACGCCGCCGAAGGCACTCAGCGCACCGGACATGACGAAGGCGATCATGACCACCCGCCGTGTATCGATACCGGAAAGGTAGGCGGCACGCTCGCTGTTCCCGATACCGTAGATCGCACGGCCATACGAAGTTCGTGAAAAGAGCAACACCATGCCGGCGCTGATCGCGATCCAGACCAGGACGGCGTTCGGAAGCCCGGGGACGATATAGCCGGTCGCAAGCCACCTTACCGCTGCCGGGGCCGAGTCCTGCGGGGAAAAGCCGCCGGTGTAGAGCACCATCAATCCCTGAGCGACGACATTGGTCGCAAGCGTCACGATCATCGAAGGAATGCGCAGATACGCGACCCCGGCGCCGTTCACGACACCAAAGACCGCGCCGCAGAGAACGCCGATCGGGATGGCCAACACCGCGCCCCCGGTGCCGATCCCGGCTGCCGCGCATGCCATCATCGCCCCCATGGTGACGACCCAAGGAACCGACAGGTCGATATGACCGAGCAGGATCACCAGCATCATGCCCGCAGCTATGACGCCAAGGAAAGAAGCGACCTTGAGCTGTTGCAGCAGGTATTCCAGGGACAGGAAATTGCGCGAATACAAGCTGCCGACGAAAAGCAGAAGGAGAATACAGCCGAAGGCGGTCAGCACGGCGGGGTCGGCGCGGCGCAGCACCGCCGGCAAACGGGAACGCAACGCGAAGGGGCTTCCCGATGCCTCGCTCATTGGAACCACTCCAGACGGTTGCGAATGCGGAGAAGCCCAATGGCGCCGATGCTCACGGCAATCATGAGCACGATACCCTGAAGCAAGGGCTGCCACAGCGGATCGACATCGAAGACAAACAGCATGTCACCGGTCGTGCGCGCCGCAAAGGCCCCGAAGATCGCGCCGACGGCGCTGCCGCGGCCGCCGTAGAGCGCCACTCCTCCGAGGACGACGGCAGCAATGGACCAGAGCGTGTAGCCGCCACCGCTCGCATAGGCGGCCTCGCCGGTATAGGTGAAGAAGGTTAGGAACAACCCGCCCATGCCCGCTAGCAGCCCGCCCAGCGTGTAGGCTGCGAATTTTGCCCGGCGGATCGGGACACCGGACATAAAGGCGGCGGGCTCCGAAGATCCCGCGGCATAGGCCGCCCGGCCGAGCGTCGACCGCCGGAACGGCAGCCATATCACGACAACGACGGCCAGCAGCAGCACCAGGCTTGAGGGGATGACGCCAAACAGCCGGCCGGTCAGTGCGTCGGCGAGATCCTCATTGACCGAGCCGCCGGGAAAAGGCCTGAGCAGCAGGGCTATGCCGAAGTAGACGGCACCGGTGGCAATCGTCGCGACGATCGGCTGCAATCGGCCGTAGATGACCAGGAGCCCGTTGATTGCACCGCAGACCATTCCGGCTACCAGCACCCCAACGAGACCGGCGGCAGTCTCCAACGGCGATCCAACGACGATCCAGGATGCAAGGCAGTTGGTCAGCACGAAGATCATCCCGACGGAAAGATCGATCCCCGCGGTGATCACCACGAGCGCCTGTGCCATTGCGACAAAGGCGAGCAGCACGCCCTTGTTGGCGGCCGTCTGCGCCACGTTCGCGGTCAGGCCGGCGGGATGGTTGGCGATGTAGACCGAGAACATGAGCAGGAAGATCGCAAGCCCCATCAGGCTGCCGCGCTGCTCGCTCAACCAATAGCGCCATTCCTTCATGGAACCATCTCCGGTTCGCGCGTTTCGTCGACGTTGAGGGCGCTGGCGATGAGGGCGTGCTCGGTGAGGCCCGGACCTTCCAGTTCGCGCACGACCCGACCGTCATACAGCACGAGGACCCGGTCGCAGCAGCCGATGAGTTCGTCGTAGTCGGTCGAATAGAACAGGATCGCGGCTCCCTCCTCCGCCAGGTGGCGCAGCAGTTGGTAGAGCTCCTGCTTGGTGCCGACATCGATGCCGCGCGTGGGATCGTTGAGCAGGATGATCCTGGGTTTGCGCATCAGCCACTTGGCGATCACCACCTTCTGCTGATTGCCGCCGGACAGGGCACCCACGGGGATATCGAGCCCGGCGGTCTTGATCGCGAGCAGCCTGATCATCTC is a window of Sinorhizobium sp. BG8 DNA encoding:
- a CDS encoding response regulator transcription factor — its product is MTIEQAGNVIGKTLPELPFLPERSLVIIDSRALDRQCLAQSIATHKVDMRVLAFGSMEEWKQKRHEHPPLAAILLNIGGKKVGEPAVSDEIRKMSSDFDTTPVIVLADSDDLVQIMKALECGAKGYIPSSVSIDVCIEAIALALAGGIFVPASSVFAMRQLLESGNTVARPLAGMFTARQAEVVEALRRGKANKIIAYELNLRESTVKVHIRNIMKKVKATNRTEVAYKINDLFPGDVSADGANRLEH
- a CDS encoding sugar transferase; translation: MAPLALAIVGVLALLIRLDGEGAFYSQPRLGKNGKVFKLWKLRSMVPQAELRLEEYLEGNPEARAEWERTQKLRDDPRITRLGKYLRKYSLDELPQLLNVFIGDMSLVGPRPMLPEQRPHYPGTAYFDMRPGLTGLWQISDRNNCTFAERAMHDTRYAAMMSFGADLWILSMTPVAVFKGTGL
- a CDS encoding Wzz/FepE/Etk N-terminal domain-containing protein, whose translation is MSDLDIRFYLSILWRRLPYLLAIAPLAIAIAVAIALSLPPVYRASAKILIEAPQIPADLARSTVPTGAVEQLRILQQRITTRDALIDLATRFNIYGKSEKEPSADDIVKDMRARVKFEQVSLDAFNPVQEATIFNVSFDADTPTMAADVANELAASILSRNLRLRTDRAGNTLQFFNNEVTRLGTDLNRLEAEILAFKTKNKDTLPDSLDFRRSQQSSQQERLIALEREETDLRSRRSSLVATYAATGQLSDSGPLTPEQQMLADLNRALAEQLAIFSENSPNITAIRARIAALQNGMNSNDQKGKDKGGKRSGTVGLELQLSEIDERLQFIVHEKSSITQRIANLTASITATPASETVLNALERNRVNIQNQYNTAIARRADASIGEQIEMRADGGRISLLEAATPPQSKESPKRGRIVAMGGAGGIGLSLALVALLEILNKTIRRPAELVRRLQMQPLATIPYIWTAAELRAARTRRNLAVLSAGAIPATLILIHYYYMPLNLALQKIVTGIGSVGTM
- a CDS encoding CpsD/CapB family tyrosine-protein kinase yields the protein MEHVQKPLKEALQFRSSDKLAEQAIQSCSRLGTEALWAGLKPLQLDPEITARNRIVTTSRLDPAHASFDMMRTNILRLMRQNNWTSIAITSPTPACGKTFVALNLAFSLAHQKDCRSLLVDLDLKRPQIGKALGLKNPPSIESYLKGESSIEDVFLRHGDNLAIAGNRQPVQFSAELLQCAETTNVLEEMRQKMSPNVVLFDMPPMLSNDDVTAFLPNVDCAILIAAAEYSTINEIDACEQDLAEKTNLLGVVLNKCQYSPEKYGY
- a CDS encoding glycosyltransferase family 2 protein produces the protein MESLSGLTEGYLSVPIRANSGRPGGLSVVIVTYNSSPVLPGLLDSLAAGLEGIADHDVIVVDNASQDGSDELAQAHPVGAKVIRMGRNAGYSAGINAATSTIEPTRDVLVLNPDIRLHPGSVALLLRRLSDRSVGIVVPQILNEDGTIAKSIRREPSIATVWSDALLGGNRAARMGVGEMVDDPAFYKTGGNIEWATGAILLISSEARRRIGEWDESFFLYSEEVDYLRRARMAGLAVLYAPEARAVHIGGECATNAFLTALSTTNRIRYYRRLHGPVASAFFRLGVIVNETIRVPLGPQHRTALRAALVGQSNLA
- a CDS encoding aldo/keto reductase — its product is MEYRAIGNTDLRASVLGLGTSKLASVSSELTRAAALDLIMTAADHGINLIDTADIYGQGDSERIVGEAIRGKRDRFIIATKAGYRLGRAGVLLAKAKPYLKPLLRPLGRVRALIETARDNAHATNVIRQDFSPEYLTHAVDRSLRRLRTDYVDILYLHDLPLSAARNAESFECLSRMQKAGKIRHVGISPTDDEVLEVAQSNPLIRVIQTDVHPWRTPAAKSGLSSLGKSGRGVVANRVFAPMAVEEWKQKLEDAAQAHGMTTRQLLLNFALQQPYVGSVLTGTISREHLLENIADLSIPRPVPLDDLVP
- a CDS encoding GMC family oxidoreductase — translated: MIRRGATVPPGTELECDVLVVGSGPAGTTVALELAGSSIQTILLESGARKESAQSRDLLRGFVTPAGSHEPLEAYRRRQFGGTSNAWGGRCIAFDPVDLEARPWIPHSGWPLPWSELQASYARAATLCEVAKPEFNAETVFPGQQAEMIEGFDGADVITSVLERWGPPTNFAQKYGPLLEKSTNVTVLLNATMTKLRIEPGTRRIKRVEVAIEDSHRFTVRPQRVVLACGGLENARLLLASNDESPAGIGNENDNVGRYYMSHLTGIHSWAKLKDPGQTFRYDFERDNDVYVRRRFWITPDAQRREKIGNVIACFLTPYLDQALEANALASAIFLTKFAIALRRQSSAAEYLRQNKSELMRHVNTMFWRAPTLAPQILQVVKQRYLTKRRLPILLPRKEDLNNRFALYYQSEHMPNPESRVMLRPERDALGTPRLDVRVAFTEMDVKTIVRTHQIIGEQFGKTATGELVVDDAPLEDAVRDQLRHFDSIAHHIGTTRMSDDPKTGVVDRNCRVHDTENLFVAGASVFPTSSHANPTLTIVALALRLVDYLKSTRGG
- a CDS encoding ABC transporter permease — protein: MKEWRYWLSEQRGSLMGLAIFLLMFSVYIANHPAGLTANVAQTAANKGVLLAFVAMAQALVVITAGIDLSVGMIFVLTNCLASWIVVGSPLETAAGLVGVLVAGMVCGAINGLLVIYGRLQPIVATIATGAVYFGIALLLRPFPGGSVNEDLADALTGRLFGVIPSSLVLLLAVVVVIWLPFRRSTLGRAAYAAGSSEPAAFMSGVPIRRAKFAAYTLGGLLAGMGGLFLTFFTYTGEAAYASGGGYTLWSIAAVVLGGVALYGGRGSAVGAIFGAFAARTTGDMLFVFDVDPLWQPLLQGIVLMIAVSIGAIGLLRIRNRLEWFQ